The Actinomycetota bacterium genome includes the window GCAGGCGAGTCCCACGGCCCAGCGCTCAGCGTCATCGTCGACGGAATGCCTTCCGGCGTGCCCATCGAGACCAAGTTCATTGCCGATGAGCTGGCCCGCCGTCGCCTCGGGTTCGGGCGCGGCCCACGCATGAAGATCGAGCAGGACAACCTCGAGCTGCTCTCCGGTGTTCGCTTCGGCCTCAGCCTCGCCAGTCCCATCTCCCTGGTCATCCGCAACTCCGAGTGGTCCAAGTGGGAGCGGGTTATGTCCCCCGAAGGCCACCAGGCCGGCAACGTCCTGACCGAGCCGCGCCCCGGCCACGCCGACCTGGTCGGCATGCAGAAGTACGGCTTTGAGGACGCCCGCAACGTCCTGGAGCGCTCCAGCGCCCGGGAGACCGCCGCCCGCGTCGGAGCCGGCGCCCTCGCCAAGCTCTTCCTT containing:
- a CDS encoding chorismate synthase, whose product is MFRYLTAGESHGPALSVIVDGMPSGVPIETKFIADELARRRLGFGRGPRMKIEQDNLELLSGVRFGLSLASPISLVIRNSEWSKWERVMSPEGHQAGNVLTEPRPGHADLVGMQKYGFEDARNVLERSSARETAARVGAGALAKLFL